AAAAACTCGTAGGAGAGTCCCCACCTGCGGTAGATCATCATGAAGACGACTGCCGTTATGAGCTCGACAAGGAAGTAGCGGAAGGAGATCCTTGCCCCGCAATCCCTGCATTTCCCTTTCAGAACGAGATAGCTGATGAGGGGGACATTATCGTAGAACCTGACCGGTTTTTCACAGGCAGGACACGAAGACGGGGGGTGAACGATCGATTTTTTTCTTGGGATCCTGTAAATGCAAACGTTAAGAAAGCTGCCAATCACCGCTCCGAAAACGAAAACAACTATTAGAAATATGATGTGCATAATACCCTTTGCTCACTTTACGTTCGTCAAAACCCCGTTCTCATCGATAGTCCAGGTATCATCGAGTATCCTGTCATTGTCAAGGTCGCCGTTTGCTTCAGCGACAAACCGGGTCGAGCTGGCGTACCGTATCTTAAAATGGTACTTCTTTGTCTTTTGCTTCCAGTTGGCAAGCTTGGTAGCGTCAGTCGTATAGGATCCATACTGCGACCTGTACACCTCCTCCGCTTGTCTGACGCATTGAAGCTGGGTCCTCACACGCATCTGTTCAGTCTTCTTGCCGCGCATGGCGTACATGGGAAGGGCAATCATGACTATCACACATATCACAACCACCCCCACCAGAAACTCCAATAATGTGAAACCGTTTTTTGTCATATTGTTAATCAAGAGGGGGGCTCCAAGCCCCCCTCTTCGCTCGAATTCTTAGTTCTTTGGCACGTATTTTGCGTCAATGGTCCCTGCACTCCATGTCCATGTAGTCAGAGTAGCATCGCTGGTAAGCAAGATGGTCCCGTTAGCGCCGGTACCAATGCCCGTGGATGTCGCTGTTATCACGACCGGATTCCCATCTGATGCAGCTACCGTAATGGCGGAAACGTGGCTTGGCAGGTTTATCCCGTAGACCGTTGTGAACGTGGCGGCATCAGCGGCGGCGCACGCAGCATTACCGGTTGAAGACTCTGAAGCCAGCGCAATGCATGCCGTCTTGACGGAACCCACTGTGTTCGTCACTTCTGTCATACGCGCCTTCCTCGTATAGTCCATGTATGCCGGGAGAGCGATGGCTGCAAGGATACCGATGATGGCGATAACGATGAGAAGCTCGATCAACGTGAAGCCTTTTGTGTTCTTGTGAAGCTTTAACATACTACACCTCCTGAAATTATGTAAGCTAGTAGTTCTAATATCGCTAGTTTAGCACAACTATTAACGATGTAAATGATTTTCGTCACGTTTTTGAGAAAATGTATTCGCCGCGCCATGCCTGGCCACCACACCCCATTCTCTTTTATTTATAGTATGTTAGATCTGGCAAAGAAAACATGCAACCCTGTGTTCCTCATCGCCTGTAAGCCCGGGGGTCTGTCCCCCGCACTGTTCTCTCCTGTCATCGCATTTGTCATAATATGGACATGCTTGAAGCCTGACATCGCCCGTCGGTTCCTCCCTGAGGGCGAATTCTCCCCGGGAGGCCTTTATAAGCATCCTTGTATAGGGGTGGAGAGGGTTCAAAAGGACCTGATCCCGGCCGCCCGTCTCCACCACCTTTCCCTTATAGAGGACAAGGATACGGTCGGAGAGGAAACGGACAATGTTCAGGTCGTGGGACACGAACACCATGGAAATATTTGACTTTTCCCTAATGTCCAGAAAAAGGTTGACGATTTGCGCCTGTATGGACACGTCGAGAGATGATACCGGTTCGTCGGCGATGATGAGCGCTGGCTCCGTTGCAAGGGCCCTCCCTATTGCCACCCTCTGTCTCTGGCCGCCGCTCATCTCATGGGGGTATTTTTTCAGGAAATCCTCATCAAGGCCGACGCTCCTCAGAATCTCGGCGACCCTTGCCCCAACATTCACTTTCCCTTTTGCCATGCCATGGAACTGAACAGGTTCGCTAATGATCTCACTAACTTTCATTCTCGGGTTGAGCGATGAATAGGGGTCCTGGAATATGATCTGCATCTCTTTTCGGAGTCTCTTGACCTCTTCGGCACCAGCTTTGAGCAGGTCAACGCCGTCGAAGACGATCTCGCCGCCATCGGGTCTCTCAAGAAGGAGGACACACCGCGCCAGCGTACTCTTCCCCGAGCCGCTTTCGCCCACGACGCCCAGGGTTTCACCTGCCGCCAGTTCAAAGCTGACACCGTCGACCGCCCGTATCGTCTCTCTGGCCAGGGAAAAGACGGATCTGCGGACCTCGTAATGCTTCTTGATGTCTAATACAGATAACAGCGAACCCATTGATCCTTTCCGACCTCCTTCATGACAGGCTCTTCGCCCCTGCAAACGTCCATGACGCGGGGACACCGGGGGTGGAACTTGCATCCCGATGGCAGCTCGGAGAGTTTCGGCACCGAACCGGGAATGGCTTTGAGCCTCCTGGCGTTCCCCGAAAACCCATAGATAGACTCCAGGAGGCCCCTGCCATAGGGGTGAAGGGGCTCTTTGAAGAAGTCCCCGACATTGTTCCTCTCGACCATCCTCCCCGCATACATGAGGCCGACGCACTGGCCCATGGACTTCACTATCATCAGATCGTGGGTAATGAACAGCATTGACATTCCCAGGGAATCCACAAGGCCCCGTATCAGGTTCAGTATCTGGGATTCCGTAGCAACGTCCAGGGCGGTCGTAGGTTCGTCGGCGATGATGAGAGAGGGATTACAGGAGACGGCCATCGCCATGAGTACCCGCTGTCTCTGGCCACCCGAGAGCTGGTGGGGATACTGGGCGTATCTGTTTTCCGGCTCATCGAACCCCACCTGCGACAAGAGTTTCAGGGTCTGTCCTCTTATGTCATTGCCCTGATGGACCCCGTGTATCTCCATGGTCTCGGCTATTTGCTCCCCTATTCTCAAAACAGGGTTCAAGGCGGTCATGGGCTCCTGGAAAACCATGCCTATGCGGTTGCCGCGAACCTCCTCCATCTGCCTTACACTCAGATCCAGGAGGTTTCTGCCTTCAAATACGATCTTTCCCGAGACAATCCTGCCCGGAGGGTGGACAAGGCGCATGATCGAATGAGCCGTCACGGTCTTGCCCGAACCGCTCTCCCCGACAAGACCGAAGACCTCACCCTTGTCAATCGTGAAGGTGACGTCATTAACGGCGGATATGACCTCCTCCCCCGTAAAGAACGACGTGTTAAGACCGGTTACCTGGAGAAGCGTCCTGTCGTTTGTATTTGCCATGGATAGAAACGGTTCCCAAAGGGAAATTTTTTTTGATTATTTGGACCTTATGCATTATACTTAACCTTAATAAAATGGCAAGCCTTTTATGTATGAGCTAAGGTCTGACGGCACATACATATTTTTTATATAAAGAGCACCGTTCATACACGTAAACTATCCCCATGAGGTGAATCATGTCACAGAAAGAGCCGACAGATTTCAGGGAAGGACTAACCTTCGATGACGTTCTGCTGGTGCCGGCTTCGAGTAATATAATGCCTGCCGACGTCGACGTCTCCACATACCTTACCCCGGCCATCAAGCTCAACATCCCCATACTCAGCGCCGCCATGGACACCGTGACGGAATCGAAGACGGCCATCTGTCTCGCTCAGGAAGGCGGCATCGGTATCATTCACCGGAACATGACCATAGCCGACCAGGCCCACGAAGTCGAAAAGGTCAAGAAATCGGAAAGCGGCATGATCGTCGACCCCATCACTATCGGGCCGGAAAGCAAGATCAAGGACGCCCTGGATCTCATGTCGCACTATCGCATCTCCGGCATACCCGTCACAAAAGGCACGAAGCTTGTAGGTATTATCACCAACAGGGACCTCCGGTTCGAGACCAATCTGGAACGAAAGGTCCAGAACGTTATGACGAAAGAAAACCTCGTCACCGTAAAGGAAGGTATTGGGCTCGAAGAGTCAAAAAAGATTCTCCACAAGCACAAGATAGAAAAACTGCTCGTGGTGGACAGGAATTTCGATCTCAAGGGACTCATTACTATTAAAGATATAGAAAAGATGCGCAAGTACCCCAATTCCTGCAAGGACCAGCTGGGAAGGCTCCGCGTCGGTGCCGCCGTCGGCGTGGGACCCGACAGGGACGAGCGTGTGGAGGCCCTTCTCAAGACGGGATGTGACGTGATAATCATCGATACCGCCCATGGGCACTCGAGGAATGTCATCGAATCCATCAAAGCGATAAAGAAGGACTTCCCCGACATCCAGCTCATCGGCGGCAACATCGCCACTGCCGAGGGATGCGAGGCGCTTATCAAGGCGGGATGTGACGCGGTAAAGATAGGCGTGGGTCCCGGCTCCATTTGCACGACACGGATCGTCGCCGGCATTGGCGTGCCGCAGATAACGGCAATCATGGACGCCGCGGCTGTTGCGACACGGTACCAGATACCCATCATAGCAGACGGGGGCATCAAATTTTCCGGCGACATTACAAAGGCCCTGGCGGCGGGTGCGCAAACCGCCATGATTGGGAACCTCTTCGCCGGGACAGACGAAACGCCGGGAGAAACGGTCATCTATCAGGGCAGGACATACAAGGTCTACCGCGGGATGGGTTCACTGGAGGCCATGCGCGAGGGCAAAACCCGGGACCGCTACTCCATCCCCGAAGACGAAGTGGAATCCAAGATCGTTCCTGAAGGTATCGAGGGCCGGGTACCCTATCGCGGCTCGCTCTCCATATGCATCAACCAGCTGGTGGGGGGCCTTCGGGCCGGCATGGGGTATGTCGGCACCCGAACCATTGAAGACCTCCAGCACAAGCGGAGGTTCATCCAGATCACGTCCGCCGCCTTGCGCGAAAGCCATGTGCACGACGTTATCATCACAAAGGAAGCGCCAAACTACAGGATCGAATAGAGAAATGGATAGCCATAACCGCGACTACCACGAGGAATTGATCCTGATCCTCGATTTCGGCTCCCAGTATACCCAGCTCATAGCCCGCAAGGTCCGGGAGCTTGGCGTCTATTGCGAAATATATCCCTACAATACGGAACTCGACGCCGTCAGGTCGATGAAACCACGGGGCATTATCCTTTCCGGTGGACCAAGCAGCATCAACGAAAAGGATGCACCTGTCTGTGATAAGGCGATCTTCGGCCTGGGCGTTCCCGTCCTCGGTGTCTGCTACGGCCTTCAGCTCGTGGCAAAGTTTTTCGGAGGCAAGGTTGAGAAGGCCCCAAAACGTGAATTCGGCAAGGCGCACCTCTATGTCGAAAAGGCGGACGGGTTTCTCCACGGCGTCAGGGACGGAGACATCGTCTGGATGAGCCACAGCGACAAGGTGCTCACGCTTCCCCGCGGCTTTGTCGCTCTCGCCCGGTCGGATAACTCCCCCTACGCGGCGATTCGCAACACGAAAGGCACCATATACGGCGTGCAGTTCCACCCCGAGGTGCAACACACGCCAAAAGGGAAGCGCATCCTCAGGAATTTTCTCTACAAGATATGTAAGCTCAAGGGGCTCTTCTCGCCGCAGTCATTCGTCGAACTCGCAACAGAAAGGATACGCCGGGAGGCGGGAGATGAAAAGGTCATCTGCGCCTTGAGCGGCGGCGTCGATTCTTCGGTGGTTGCCGCACTCATACACCGCGCCATAGGAGACAATCTCCGCTGTGTCTTCGTTAATAACGGGGTCTTGAGAAAGAACGAGGCCGAAGAGG
The sequence above is drawn from the Syntrophorhabdaceae bacterium genome and encodes:
- a CDS encoding pilin, encoding MLKLHKNTKGFTLIELLIVIAIIGILAAIALPAYMDYTRKARMTEVTNTVGSVKTACIALASESSTGNAACAAADAATFTTVYGINLPSHVSAITVAASDGNPVVITATSTGIGTGANGTILLTSDATLTTWTWSAGTIDAKYVPKN
- a CDS encoding ATP-binding cassette domain-containing protein; translated protein: MGSLLSVLDIKKHYEVRRSVFSLARETIRAVDGVSFELAAGETLGVVGESGSGKSTLARCVLLLERPDGGEIVFDGVDLLKAGAEEVKRLRKEMQIIFQDPYSSLNPRMKVSEIISEPVQFHGMAKGKVNVGARVAEILRSVGLDEDFLKKYPHEMSGGQRQRVAIGRALATEPALIIADEPVSSLDVSIQAQIVNLFLDIREKSNISMVFVSHDLNIVRFLSDRILVLYKGKVVETGGRDQVLLNPLHPYTRMLIKASRGEFALREEPTGDVRLQACPYYDKCDDRREQCGGQTPGLTGDEEHRVACFLCQI
- a CDS encoding ABC transporter ATP-binding protein; its protein translation is MANTNDRTLLQVTGLNTSFFTGEEVISAVNDVTFTIDKGEVFGLVGESGSGKTVTAHSIMRLVHPPGRIVSGKIVFEGRNLLDLSVRQMEEVRGNRIGMVFQEPMTALNPVLRIGEQIAETMEIHGVHQGNDIRGQTLKLLSQVGFDEPENRYAQYPHQLSGGQRQRVLMAMAVSCNPSLIIADEPTTALDVATESQILNLIRGLVDSLGMSMLFITHDLMIVKSMGQCVGLMYAGRMVERNNVGDFFKEPLHPYGRGLLESIYGFSGNARRLKAIPGSVPKLSELPSGCKFHPRCPRVMDVCRGEEPVMKEVGKDQWVRCYLY
- the guaB gene encoding IMP dehydrogenase; this encodes MSQKEPTDFREGLTFDDVLLVPASSNIMPADVDVSTYLTPAIKLNIPILSAAMDTVTESKTAICLAQEGGIGIIHRNMTIADQAHEVEKVKKSESGMIVDPITIGPESKIKDALDLMSHYRISGIPVTKGTKLVGIITNRDLRFETNLERKVQNVMTKENLVTVKEGIGLEESKKILHKHKIEKLLVVDRNFDLKGLITIKDIEKMRKYPNSCKDQLGRLRVGAAVGVGPDRDERVEALLKTGCDVIIIDTAHGHSRNVIESIKAIKKDFPDIQLIGGNIATAEGCEALIKAGCDAVKIGVGPGSICTTRIVAGIGVPQITAIMDAAAVATRYQIPIIADGGIKFSGDITKALAAGAQTAMIGNLFAGTDETPGETVIYQGRTYKVYRGMGSLEAMREGKTRDRYSIPEDEVESKIVPEGIEGRVPYRGSLSICINQLVGGLRAGMGYVGTRTIEDLQHKRRFIQITSAALRESHVHDVIITKEAPNYRIE
- the guaA gene encoding glutamine-hydrolyzing GMP synthase, producing the protein MDSHNRDYHEELILILDFGSQYTQLIARKVRELGVYCEIYPYNTELDAVRSMKPRGIILSGGPSSINEKDAPVCDKAIFGLGVPVLGVCYGLQLVAKFFGGKVEKAPKREFGKAHLYVEKADGFLHGVRDGDIVWMSHSDKVLTLPRGFVALARSDNSPYAAIRNTKGTIYGVQFHPEVQHTPKGKRILRNFLYKICKLKGLFSPQSFVELATERIRREAGDEKVICALSGGVDSSVVAALIHRAIGDNLRCVFVNNGVLRKNEAEEVMEAYRDVLHLNLKYVDAEETFLKALKGVKNPERKRKIIGRLFIKIFEEEARGNDSARFLAQGTLYPDVIESVSFKGPSAMIKSHHNVGGLPKRMKMTLIEPLRELFKDEVRVVGRELGVPEYIIGRQPFPGPGLAVRIIGDVTPERLHILKEADSIIRQEVEYNPSFKHIWQSFAILIPVKTVGVMGDERTYASVIALRVVESEDAMTADWARLPYTTLDTVARRIINEVPGVNRVVYDISSKPPSTIEWE